In one Cyclopterus lumpus isolate fCycLum1 chromosome 24, fCycLum1.pri, whole genome shotgun sequence genomic region, the following are encoded:
- the LOC117727089 gene encoding endoribonuclease ZC3H12A-like isoform X2, with protein MGDEEVLSPHLLKQTTSQVGQGHAVNSKGETEEQCFHHSYSCKDTSHGDKKVFSCQGLQLAVSWFWDKGLRDITVFVPLWRKEQPRPEAPITDQHVLHELERRKILVYTPSRCVNGKRVVCYDDRYIIKLAVDSDGIIVSNDNYRDLQTENPQWKKFIEERLLMYTFANDKFMPPDDPLGRNGPTIDDFLRKKSWTPENKLQHCPYGKKCTYGVKCKFYHPERANQSQLSVADELRALRDKAKNFSSKPSLPDTHCRPAAYQPELRYTSSTPPPLILEDQSHRASPSEQFIYHRDAGSPRSQPNTSLRLCPSPEEDEAFGSMESSMSRLYIQDVSYSLERPPHSFSSGVASYGLSHDDYSLSGSFGGNTQRPCLGGGGYYPHQNGSLPCERLACSQCRCGHQETRMGHQHQSTWASCPALPPHNGAHPGRFSEKECWRQPYHRQSHSLPRDPWVQGRAKNPSGEQRKGLRSQLSTLFPQSTVEQVMNAYPHTSDMTELISLIQSDRTSHISF; from the exons CCATGGCGACAAGAAGGTGTTTTCGTGCCAGGGCCTCCAGCTGGCGGTGAGCTGGTTCTGGGACAAAGGGCTGCGAGACATCACCGTGTTCGTTCCCCTGTGGAGGAAAGAGCAGCCGCGGCCCGAGGCGCCCATCACAG ATCAACATGTCCTCCatgagctggagaggaggaagatacTGGTGTACACGCCGTCGCGCTGCGTGAACGGTAAGAGGGTGGTGTGCTACGACGACCGCTACATCATCAAGCTGGCCGTCGACTCGGACGGCATCATCGTGTCCAACGACAACTACCGCGACCTGCAGACGGAGAATCCCCAGTGGAAGAAGTTCATCGAGGAGCGGCTGCTGATGTACACCTTCGCTAATGACAA GTTTATGCCTCCCGACGATCCTCTGGGGAGAAATGGTCCCACCATTGATGATTTTCTGCGAAAGAAGTCGTGGACCCCGGAGAACAAGCTGCAGCACTGTCCCTACG GAAAGAAGTGTACTTACGGAGTCAAGTGCAAGTTCTACCACCCGGAGCGGGCCAACCAATCGCAGCTGTCAGTGGCCGATGAGCTGAGGGCGCTGAGAGACAAAGCCAAGAACTTCTCTTCCAAACCGAGCTTGCCGGACACGCACTGCCGCCCTGCTGCGTATCAGCCGGAGCTCAGGTACACTTCGTCCACCCCTCCGCCCCTGATCTTAGAGGATCAGTCCCACAGGGCTTCGCCCAGCGAGCAGTTCATCTATCACAGGGACGCCGGCAGCCCGAGAAGCCAACCCAACACGAGCCTCCGCCTCTGCCCAAGCCCGGAAGAGGACGAGGCCTTCGGCTCCATGGAGAGCTCCATGTCCAGGCTCTACATCCAGGATGTTTCCTACAGCTTGGAGCGTCCTCCACACAGCTTCAGCAGCGGCGTGGCCAGCTACGGCCTGAGCCACGACGACTACTCCCTCTCAGGGTCCTTCGGCGGGAACACCCAGAGGCCCTgcctgggtggggggggttacTACCCTCATCAAAACGGCTCGTTGCCATGCGAACGCCTCGCCTGCAGCCAGTGCAGGTGTGGCCACCAGGAGACGAGGATGGGCCACCAGCATCAGTCGACATGGGCCTCCTGCCCTGCTCTGCCTCCACATAACGGGGCACATCCTGGCCGCTTCTCAGAGAAGGAGTGCTGGAGGCAGCCCTATCACAGACAAAGCCACAGCTTGCCAAGGGACCCGTGGGTGCAGGGCCGAGCCAAGAACCCGTCGGGGGAGCAAAGGAAGGGCCTGAGGAGCCAGCTGAGCACCCTCTTCCCTCAGAGCACAGTGGAGCAGGTCATGAATGCTTACCCACACACCTCAGACATGACCGAACTGATTTCTCTTATCCAGAGCGACAGGACCAGTCACATCTCCTTCTAG